CGCATGGATATGGATTGGAATTGGGTCCGAAACCACGGCCAGATGCATGCGTGCGTATACGCTGCTGCGTCTGTAATTTTATGTACAGTACAAACCGTGTCCGTGTGTACGCGATGGCCCGCGCGTCGTGGATCGCGTGGAAGGATTTCCTTTTTGTCTTTCCACTAGCCGATCCGCCCAATCGCCGTCGCTGGATCatgcatagtgggagtaacataggtagtaacataaatgccacataagcaaaattggtgatgtagcaagtagttaatgaggagagagacaaatagagtaacataatatgttaccatcacatagcggtttccaatgcataatgagtctacaaagtaataaatgaaggtaattatgttaccacacctatgacactactcactatgaaggtagtaacatagactagtaacatatgtatgttactagtctaagttactctccactatgaccagcctgaggAGCCGAGGAGGAAGATTGGGTGCTCACACCAAGGAGAAAtcaatactagtactagtaaaacGGCGCCGTAGACCTCACGCCCATCCGTCCGTGTACGTAACAGCTAGGATCCCCTATCTACGTCCAGTAGCAGTGTACTCTACCAATCAATCAAACCGAACCGAACCGGAAACGAATGGGCTGCGCGTTCACTTTTGGGTGGTTTGGTTTCCATGGCTGTCATGTCATTCCCAGGGTTATTTGGActcggctcccctgacgtactgcaGGGAGCagttgggtcactgacaggtgggcccgatgcccacctgtcagtggcccaaTTGCGCCCTGCAGTACGTCAGAGGAGCCTCGTCCGGGTTATTTACATGCGGTGTATGTCTGCTTCTGCCCGTTTGGTTAGTGGTTAGTTGGGCAAGTGTCCTGACCTGAGCTATCTATAAATACGGGCGGGTCAAAGCAGCAGCCTCCAAAGGTGGCTGtggctcacacacacacacacacacacgcagagaCAAGAGACAAGAGACAGCGAGTCAGACCAGGCCATAGGGAATCCCGCGCGCGGGGCGGGCGACGACCGAGGCGGAGATCCCTTCCGGCCGGCCGCCGCCGCTCGTCGACACCGACCAACATAGGTACGTCCGCCGATGGCCGCGGCGGggctcctcccccctccccctgcATGCATGCAGTCCCATGGCTGGCTACATCCCATCTCTGAATTAATCACTGCATCTTCTATCAGGGTGTCTTTCTTTCTGTGGTCTGTCTGTAACAGAGATATATCGGGACAACGGGAAAATATTATTAGTTGCGTGTGCGTGGTTTTGTTCCCGGGAGGTCAATGTGACGGACACCGGGACACGGACTACTCACACTCATAGCCATAGGTCATCCATCTCCAATCACTCAATCGACCAATAATTAAGCAAGTGTCATGTGAAGACGCGATATGCAATCGAAGGGGACCTGCTGCATCGTCACGTTTCTGGGCCGGAGCTTGGGAGTCCACGGCACGGCACGGAGACGCAGAGCCATGGTGGGCATGCATAAAGCATGTGTCGTTGTGGCGGTGGGAAACCAGCGAGAGAGCGAGCGAGCAACCAAGCACGCATGCTCTCTTGCTGTCTCTGGCTATAAATACCGGCCGGGTGGGAGCAGGagcctccaaagccaaagccaaagccaaacacattggtctctcacacaaacacattgGTCGCGCACGCACACGGGAGCGGGCGGGCGAGGGAGGGAGTTCGGAGGACAGCCACAGAGCGGGGGGCCGTCGCGCCAAGGTacgtatatatatactagtataacTGGTACAGATTTCCCCTCCGCCTTCTAGAGAGAGATCCGCCGTTGAAAGGTGGGTGATTCAGATTCAGATTCAGATACTTGTGGTGTGGTGTTCAAACATGCCTGCCAAAACTCGAGTCAGACAGCACGGGCGTCTTCCTCACGTCCGGCTCGCACCCCCCGCCTTGCATAAACTCCTTTCCGgcgtcacccgcaaaaaaaaaaaaactccttTCTGGCGGCAAATATACCCAATTAATCTACTCCGTCATAGTACAGCTACCAGTAGTAATTAAGTACCACGCGTAATAAAATGGCAGCTCCAGCCAATACAGTAGACCGGTGTCCTTGCCCTTTGTAGACAGACAGGAGCTGATTGATTGCGTGTTTGACAGTAGAGTAGTACGTAATTAATTGGCTGGTTTGACCCAGAGATTCCTTCCTTCCTGTCAAGACCATGTATCAACGGAATTGTATAGTTTTCTATACCAAGGTCAGTGTCACTGGCTCACTCATAGTACGCCATccacccaaaccaaaccaaagcaatcaGTAATGTGAACTCACTGTCCTTGGCAACCCGTCATGTGCATATCATTATCAATAACCCGCCCCCTATTCCTTGCTCCGTCACGTCGGCCGGTCTCCTTGTCGACGGACCTCAACGTCTTTGGAcgtcttgattaccgtgtgatgatAGAGAAAAtatttttttctactttaaagtgcATTGGGAAGATAGAAATACATTTTTTTTGGACAAATTttaaagctagatgtacacttttCACCGGACATAAGGAAGCAACAATGCGGCATTATCTGATCTTGAGAGACAcctttcactttcacatgcttggttGCAACATACTACCACAGTCATACGTAGTACTTATAAAGTAGTACAAAGTTTTTTTTACAATAATAGAAAGTGTAAAGTTAGTAAGAGTACTACAATACCCGCGGACTGAAGACTGAATGGCCAAGAACAAGAATATAGGACCTGGAAGTGAAATGATAGGCTGGCccatgcttagagcatctccaacaggcgcctaaAAAGAGCTTCGCGCGCTAAAAAGTTGTTTTTCTGGGCGCCGAACAACTTCAACAGAAGTTGTAAAATTATGCGCGCGCTAAAAACTTTTGGGCACGCGCTGAAAAACGCCATCGCGCGTATCATATTTTGCGCTCTGGATTGGGCGCGCTTCACAATTTACACTGCGTGCTTTTTTGGGTGCACGGTTTTGGGCATCTGCTAAAGCAATGTTGGTCCCGGCGCACTAAAAGTGCTACAATGACAGTATAAATTTTTTTGGGCGGCCGTTGGAGATGCTGTTATGAATGCATTCATATGGACCAGTAGTAGCGTCGTCTctctttcccgcaaaaaaaagtttCATCATCTCTCTCATCCACGAGAGTAGGCAGAGTGCCTGCCGCTTAAACAAGTCAATAACAATGATTTTAGCGAGGAAGATGCTCTCCCTCCTTTGATTATAAAAAAAACTCCTCACTCGTTTTGCTCCGAGGATGATTCCCCACACCACCACGCTGCCACCAGGCACCCCACCCCAAGAGGGAAGATTGATCGGATCAGTATTCGTGGCTGGCTGGCTGGCCACCTCTGTCCGCCACCAGTTTCAGCTCCCGCACAGGCACAGGCACGGCACATGTTGGCCGTCCTCTCCTCTGTGATGCAGCCAGCCACATGAGCCGCCATTGTTTCTCGACGGAGAAGAACCCACGCGCAGCCAAAGCACCCGTCGTCTCTCTTTCTTTCTAGTCGTGGAAAAGTAGGTAGGTGGCGGTCCTTTGCCGTCCTCTCCCCATCCTAGctagagctagagctagagctagagctcgcTCGAGATATCTGACTTCTCCTTTGCCTTGCCCgccgttgttgatgttcatcttgcccGGCTCGCGTCATCTTCCGATGGATGCCACAGCGGTCTGAGCAGGTGTATGTACTAGTTCCAACGGGAATCCCTCCCTCTTTCTTCCCGATTCTTTCTCCCGCGCCCGTCCGTGAATGAATCCCGTGATTTGATTCTTCCATGCCTTGGATTGGATGGATGAATGAATTTGTGCTGAATCTGGTGACTGCCTGCTTCACTTTGGGCGGCCTGTTGCTTCAGATTGAGAGGCTCTGCAGTGCTCATGAGAGAGACTCCTACGCATGCAGCCTCTACTTCTGCAAATCCCCGTTGGAGCATCGGTTCTGCAGTGGCTGCAACTCGATTTGGGTTCTTAAAGCTGAGCCGGCCGCGTCTTACTAGTTTCTGCTCTGATGATAGTCTGTCTTTTTCTCTTTTGAGGGGTGATGATAGTCGTCTGTCTGTTTCTGTTTGTTCTTGATTTGCAATTCCCATTTCTTTGAGATTTTATTATCCAAAAGCATGTGGCTCTTCTTGCTAAGATTCATCACAAGTTCCACCCTTAATTACTGTCAATAATAAATCTTCACCACCCTATTAATCACTGTCAATAAAAACACTTGCAGGAAGCAGCAGTTCCTCTGAGCCGCTGCCGCTGCAGTGCCTAGTCTGACTGAGCGGCGAGAAAGAAGCAAGGCCAGCAGCCATGGGGGAGGTCGCGGCGGAGATGTACACCCAGGATGGCACCGTCGACATCAAGGGCAACCCGGCCCTCAAGAAGGACACCGGCAACTGGCGCGCATGCCCCTACATCCTCGGTACACACGCGCACGACTCCATTGCTGCTCTGTTTTCATGCTCTGCTTCGGTTCATCGCGCTCATGGCGTCAAGGTGTTTGATTGATCGGGTTGCATGCAGCGAACGAGTGCTGCGAGCGGCTGGCTTACTATGGCATGAGCACCAACCTGGTCAACTTCATGAAGGACCGGATGGGCAtggccaacgccgccgccgccaacaaCGTCACCAACTGGGGCGGCACCTGCTACATCACGCCGCTcatcggcgccttcctcgccgacgCCTACCTCGGCCGCTTCTGGACCATCGCCTCCTTCATGATCATCTACATCTTCGGCCTCGGCCTGCTCACCATGGCCACCTCCGTGCACGGCCTCGTGCCGACCTGCGCCGCCAAGGGCGTCTGCGACCCCACGCCGGGCCAGTCGGCGGCCGTCTTCATCGCGCTCTACCTCATCGCGCTCGGCACCGGCGGGATCAAGCCCTGCGTGTCGTCGTTCGGGGCGGACCAGTTCGACGAGCACGACGACGTGGAGCGCAAGAGCAAGAGCTCCTTCTTCAACTGGTTCTACTTCTCCATCAACATCGGCGCGCTGGTGGCCTCGTCCGTGCTCGTGTACGTGCAGACGCATGTCGGCTGGAGCTGGGGCTTCGGCATCCCCGCCGTCGTCATGGCCATCGCCGTCGGCAGCTTCTTCGTCGGCACGCCGCTCTACAGGCACCAGCGCCCCGGCGGCAGCCCGCTCACCCGCATCGCGCAGGTGCTCGTCGCCGCCACGCGCAAGCTCGGCGTCACCGTCGACGGGTCGGCGCTGTACGAGACCGCGGACAGGGAGTCCGGCATCGAGGGGAGCCGCAAGCTGGAGCACACTGAGCAGTTGAGGTTCCTCGACAAGGCGGCCGTCGAGACGCAGGCGGACAAGACGGCGGCCACCGGGCCGTCGCCGTGGCGGCTGTGCACCGTGACGCAGGTGGAGGAGCTCAAGAGCGTGGTGCGGCTGCTGCCCATCTGGGCGAGCGGCATCGTCTTCGCCACGGTGTATGGGCAGATGAGCACCATGTTTGTGCTCCAGGGAAACACCCTGGACGCCTCCATTGGGCCCAAGTTCAAGATCCCCTCCGCCTCGCTCTCCATCTTCGACACCCTCAGTGTCATCGCCTGGGTGCCCGTCTACGACCGCCTCCTCGTCCCCGCCGTGCGCTCCGTCACCGGCCGGCCCCGCGGCTTCACGCAGCTCCAGCGCATGGGCATCGGCCTCGTCGTCTCCATGTTCGCCATGCTCGCCGCCGGCGTGCTCGAGCTCGTCCGCCTCCGCACCATCGCGCAGCGCGGCCTCTACGGCGAGAAGGACGTGGTGCCCATCTCCATCTTCTGGCAGGTGCCGCAGTACTTCATCATCGGCGCCGCCGAGGTCTTCACCTTCGTGGGCCAGCTCGAGTTCTTCTACGACCAGGCGCCCGACGCCATGAGGAGCATGTGCTCCGCGCTCTCCCTCACCACCGTCGCGCTCGGGAACTACCTCAGCACGCTgctcgtcaccgtcgtggccaagCTCACCACCAGGGGAGGCAAGCAAGGGTGGATCCCCGACAACCTCAACGTCGGCCACCTCGACTACTTCTTCTGGCTGCTCGCCGCGCTCAGCCTCCTCAACTTCGCCGTCTACCTCCTCATCGCCAGCTGGTACACCTACAAGAAGACCGCCGGAGATGACACAGACGCCAAAGCCAAAGGAGGCGCTGATGATTGATGCAAGAGCTGCAAATGACCAGTGAGTGAGTGACTCTGCCTGGGGTTGGTGTATGAATGttgaaagaggaagaagaaagcaagGATTGAGACTTCAGAGTTCAGATAGGTGAAATTAAGGGAGGACAATGAAATGCATGGTGTGATTTGTGACTTGAAGATTCAAGAGTGTTGCCTTGTTGATTAATATACTAGTGTCTTGGAAAAATCTGTCAGAAAAAGGTTCAGATGTTATGTACTGCTCCCTCCTTAAAGAAACATAAAGCCTTTAGATTACTAAAATAGCTATCTAaacgtttttatatttctttatagagggagtactttATTAGTTTGGCGTGCAATGCGACCCAAAGTTTCTACAGAGATGAGTAGAGATATTATAAGAGTTTTAACTTTTTTTACAGCATGGTTCATAaatgtcactgagggagtcctggattaggggtgttcgggtagccggactataccttcagccggactcctggactatgaagatacaagattgaagagttcgtccccTGCCCGGATGGGACTtctcttagcgtggaaggcaagcttggcgatgcggatattcaagatctcccaccattgtaaccgactctatgtaaccttaaccctatccggtgtctatataaaccggagggttgtagtccgtaggacatcaactccatatacaacaatcataccataggctagcttctagggtttagcctccttgatctcgcggtagatctactcttgtactacccatatcatcaatattaatcaagcaggacgtagggttttacctccatcgagagggcccgaacctgggtaaaacatcgtgttccctgcctcctgttaccatccggcctagacgcacagttcgggaccccctacccgagattcgccggttttgacaccgacattggtgttttcattgagagttcctctgtgtcgtcgcctttaggcccgatggctccttcgatcatcaacaacaatacggtccagggtgagacctttctccccggacagatcttcgtcttcggcggcttcgctctgcgggccaattcgcttggccacttggagcagatcgaaagctacgcccctggccatcaagtcaggtttggaagcttaaactacacggctgacatccgcggagacttgatcttcgacgggttcgagccatggccaagcgcgccgcactatctcgaggggcatgatctagctctgcctccggacagtgtcctggaggccacacacacatcggttccgacccctaactcggagcctattgcgccaatcgaggacgagcggttggacgtcacctcgggggctgcgatctcaaaggcgaccgagccgaacgctagccgcacactctgcacgacccgtgactccgaggatccggactcctccccggactccgaaccccccgcgcccctgccaatcgaatccgattgggcgctgataatggagttcaaccgccgcagacatctttcagcactcgccttttggcgatatcctgaattctcttaagtctctctctttatcaggagagccctggccgaactacggtcagcgagggtgggatacagacgatgaagaaattcaaagcccacccaccacccactttgtagccactgtcgacgatttaaccgacatgcttgacttcggctccgaagacatcgacggcatggacgacgatgtaggagacgaacaggaaccaacacctgtagggcgctggaaggccacctcgtcatatgacatatatatggtggacactccaaaagatggagacggcgatggaacagtgggagatgacacctccaagaaacagccaaagcgccggcgccagcggcgccgctctaaatcccgccaaagcaaaaacggtgattccggcatgggagataatactaccccggatagcgccgaagaacactcacctcagcaagattcggcacaggaagatggagaagccagccctcatgagggagcggcaaaccgagaggtcgaggatgataactacatgcctccctccgaagacgaggcaagcctcgatgacgacgaattcgtcataccatcagaccccgccgaacaagagcgttttaaatgcaggcttttagccacggcaagcagcctcaagaaaaaagcagcaacaacttagagctgcccaagatttgctagctgacagatggactgaagtccttgcggccgaagagtatgaactcgaacgcccctccaagagttacccaaagcgcaggccgctaccccgatcagaggaggaagcacctacatcaccagcgcatgacatggcagaccggccacctcgcggccgcgacagagaggcctctcggctctccacccaagccatgccccgacgccgctcaactaaggcacgggaaaatgcgccagacctgcgagacgtactggaggataaggcaagacaaacaagatcgatctacggatcgcgcaggcgccctacggcacgtgatgatgatcttcactccggatacaacaaatccggccgggccgaacacaacagacatagctcttccgagctgcgtcgtgatatagcccaatacagaggcgccgcacacccgctatgcttcacgaatgacgtaatggatcataaaatcccagagggtttcaaacccgtaaacatcgaatcatacgatgtcaCAACAGATCCGacgatatggatcgaggattatctccttcacatccacatggcacgcggcgatgatctacacgccatcaaatacctcccgctcaaacttaaaggaccggcccgacattggcttaacagcttgccagcagactcaatcggttcttgggaggacctggaagccgcattccttgacaacttccagggcacttacgtgcgaccaccggatgccgatgacttaagccacataattcagcagcaagaggaatcggccagacaattctggacacgattcctaacaaagaaaaaccagatagtcgactgtccggacgtagaggctctagcagccttcaagcataacatccacgacgaatggattgcccgacacctgggacaggaaaagccgaaatctatggcagccctcacgacactcatgacccgcttttgcgcgggagaagacagctggctagctcgcagtaacaacttaacaaagaaccctggtaattcggataccaaggacaaaagtggcaggacacgtcggaataagcaaaaacgccgcgttagcagcgacaacaatgaagacacgacagtcaatgccggattcaaaggctataaatccggtcagcggaaaaagccattcaaaaagaatactcagggcccgtccagtttggaccgaatactcgatcgcttgtgccagatacatggcaccctcgaaaggccagccaatcacactaacagggattgttgggtgttcaagcaggcaggcaagttaagggccgaaaacagagacaaggggccacacagcgacgacgaggaggatcccaagccgccgaagaacaatggacagaaggcctttcccccacaagtgcggacggtgaacatgatatacgcaacccacattcccaagcaggagcggaagcgtgcgctacgggacgtatacgcgatggagccagtcgccccaaagttcaacccatggtcctcctgcccgatcacttttgatcgaagggaccatcccactagcatccgtcatggcggcttcgccgcattggttctcaacccaatcatcgacggatttcatcttacaagagtcctcatggacggtggcagtagcctgaacctgctttatcaggatacattgcggaaaatgggcatagctccctcaaggattaagcccacaaaaacgacctttaaaggcgttataccaggtgtagaagccaactgtacaggctcagtaacacttgacgtggtcttcggatccccggacaatttccgaagcgaagagttaatcttcgatagtcccgtttcgcagtggctatcaagccctgctcggacgaaccgcattcgcaaatttcaatgcggtgccgcactacgcatatctcaagctcaagatgccaggccctcgaggagtaatcactgtcaacggaaacaccgaacgctccctccgtacggaggagcacatggcggctctcgcagcggaggtacaaagtagccttctcaggcaattctccagtccggccattaaaaagccagacactgccaagcgcgcccggagtaacccacagcaggaccgcctggcacactctaagcaagcgtagcaatgcggccccaaccccagctctcgcgacatagcgaaaccagtacctcgcgtacataactacgccctcgaaataccatgggcacaggggaaggggcacaataacggcatgcccaaaatacggcttaaaacgtactaggggctgccggattctttttttaattttttcttactttcaggactccatacttcggacgacctgttcggcaatttgactgccgcacaaacgatgcaagatccagggaggcagacaagccatgccgcattatggaactcccaggtggtctctgttacgagcggtatacctgttttaaatacaattccgcggcttgcccctggtcaggacatagtaaatagtccaatatcttttgcttaccacactatttgtatcattcggctttgataaatagcctctctataaacaatgcatagctttctgtctattttttgcattatcttcttttcacatatatgtttatcaaatgacatgattgcacccgtacaccatggtacggcaaacacgccaggggcttcagtacccctcataatggtgtgagaagtccgtacactttcacaagtgcggcaccccgaacttatagcactatatgcatcggctccgaatcatgatttgggtcaatagttgggtttgcccggctcctatattttggtgccttacgttccgctctatcggctaaggtagcactaggagaaccactgcgattgtgccccagttcagctgggttaagcacctcagtggagaaagctaaaactgactgtcatgatgtggcgagagaccggtcgctgttcgagaggtttttcgagtccctaaaggcttatgccgcttcgagcgaggagccggctttgtccggccaaggcgtggatagcgccccgaactcggtcttccgaactaggggcttcgccgaaatttaaaaattatagagttctatggctaagtgagagtgttcaagcattatagtccgatttcctggttcattgtgctgagcgcctccctcgaaggacccaactatgggaaaaagagcgctcaggtttatcccaaacaccccagcactactagcatgggggcagaagccgacgactgaccatctctcaatttttgataaacggccgcacagaaagtaatattttaaattcaataagcattgcttagcgcatatgaacaagttttcagcgcacaggataaacacgagcgagttcattcaaaaatcacatccttggtacattcatccgccacaaggcgggcacctgcaagaacatccttgtagtagttctcgggcttgcgatgctccttccccggcggcggcccgtccttcacaagcttctcaccgtccagcttacccgagtgcacctttgcacgggcaagggcccgacgggcaccttcgatgcagacggagcacttgatgacctcgagcctcggacaggcctccactagccgccgcaccagcctgaaatagctcccaggcagggcctctccgggccacagccgaactatgaagcccttcatggcctgctcggccgccttgtggagctcgaccagctgtttcagctggtcgctcaagggcacagggtgtccggcctcagaatactgagaccagagcaccttctccgtcgagctaccctcttcagctcggtagaatg
The Triticum dicoccoides isolate Atlit2015 ecotype Zavitan chromosome 3A, WEW_v2.0, whole genome shotgun sequence genome window above contains:
- the LOC119266871 gene encoding protein NRT1/ PTR FAMILY 8.2-like, which gives rise to MGEVAAEMYTQDGTVDIKGNPALKKDTGNWRACPYILANECCERLAYYGMSTNLVNFMKDRMGMANAAAANNVTNWGGTCYITPLIGAFLADAYLGRFWTIASFMIIYIFGLGLLTMATSVHGLVPTCAAKGVCDPTPGQSAAVFIALYLIALGTGGIKPCVSSFGADQFDEHDDVERKSKSSFFNWFYFSINIGALVASSVLVYVQTHVGWSWGFGIPAVVMAIAVGSFFVGTPLYRHQRPGGSPLTRIAQVLVAATRKLGVTVDGSALYETADRESGIEGSRKLEHTEQLRFLDKAAVETQADKTAATGPSPWRLCTVTQVEELKSVVRLLPIWASGIVFATVYGQMSTMFVLQGNTLDASIGPKFKIPSASLSIFDTLSVIAWVPVYDRLLVPAVRSVTGRPRGFTQLQRMGIGLVVSMFAMLAAGVLELVRLRTIAQRGLYGEKDVVPISIFWQVPQYFIIGAAEVFTFVGQLEFFYDQAPDAMRSMCSALSLTTVALGNYLSTLLVTVVAKLTTRGGKQGWIPDNLNVGHLDYFFWLLAALSLLNFAVYLLIASWYTYKKTAGDDTDAKAKGGADD